The following proteins come from a genomic window of Bradyrhizobium paxllaeri:
- a CDS encoding FAD-dependent oxidoreductase yields the protein MAFKNFKVETDADGIALVTWDIPGRSMNVLDETSTTELEEILKQTTADAAVKGVVITSAKEAFCAGADLSMLEGMNKEYAKVFKEKGEVAANQMLFDQSRRFSLVLRGIETCGKPWAAAINGLALGGGFEVTLSCHYRVAAENPKTRLGLPEVKVGLFPGAGGTQRVPRLVPPQDAMTILLKGDPVTVEKAKALNLIHAIVPAADLIKAAKDWIKGGGKAVAPWDEKGFKLPGGPVFSKAGMMMFPAGNAIYRRETYDNYPAARAIMSCVYEGLQLPIDAALRVESRYFTQVLRSKEAAAMIRSLFLSMQELNKGARRPQNVPASKIKKIAVIGAGFMGASVGYVSARAGLDVVLIDRDQESADKGKAHAQKVIDEQIAKGRAKATDRDALLARITPTADYATLKDCDLVIEAVFEDRKVKAETFAKAQQYLKADAIFASNTSTLPITSLAENFKEQGKFVGIHFFSPVEKMMLVEIILGKNTGDVALAAALDYVRIIGKTPIVVNDSRGFYANRCVGRYIAEGNEMFLEGVPPAMIENCAKMAGMPVGPLSLSDEVALDLGLKVIKATEADLGPNSINPDQKKLMVELVEKQGRLGRKNSKGFYDYPEKGKGQKSLWPGLSALQPKQLDPDTIDIEELKQRFLVVQAVEAARTVEDHVITDPREADVGSILGFGFAPFTGGTLSYIDFMGTRKFVELCHKLEAKYGSRFTPPKLLEDMAASGETFYGRFPPKKQAA from the coding sequence ATGGCCTTCAAGAATTTCAAAGTTGAAACCGACGCTGACGGCATTGCGCTCGTCACCTGGGACATCCCCGGACGTTCGATGAACGTGCTGGACGAGACCTCGACCACCGAGCTCGAGGAGATCCTGAAGCAGACCACGGCCGATGCCGCGGTGAAGGGCGTCGTCATCACGTCAGCCAAGGAAGCGTTCTGCGCCGGCGCCGACCTCTCGATGCTCGAAGGCATGAACAAGGAATACGCCAAGGTCTTTAAAGAGAAGGGCGAGGTCGCGGCCAACCAGATGCTGTTCGACCAGAGCCGGCGCTTCTCGCTGGTGCTGCGCGGCATCGAAACCTGCGGCAAGCCGTGGGCCGCCGCGATCAACGGGCTGGCGCTCGGCGGCGGCTTTGAGGTGACGCTGTCCTGCCACTATCGCGTCGCCGCGGAGAATCCGAAGACGCGTCTCGGCCTGCCCGAAGTGAAGGTCGGCCTGTTCCCCGGCGCCGGCGGCACCCAGCGCGTGCCGCGCCTCGTGCCGCCGCAGGATGCGATGACCATCCTGCTCAAGGGCGACCCGGTCACCGTCGAGAAGGCCAAGGCACTCAACCTGATCCACGCCATCGTGCCGGCGGCCGACCTGATCAAGGCGGCCAAGGACTGGATCAAGGGCGGCGGCAAGGCCGTCGCGCCCTGGGACGAAAAGGGCTTCAAGCTGCCGGGCGGCCCGGTGTTCTCCAAGGCCGGCATGATGATGTTCCCGGCCGGCAACGCCATCTACCGTCGCGAGACCTACGACAATTATCCGGCGGCGCGCGCCATCATGAGCTGCGTCTATGAGGGGCTGCAGCTGCCGATCGACGCCGCGCTGCGCGTGGAGTCCCGCTATTTCACGCAGGTGCTGCGTTCGAAGGAAGCGGCGGCGATGATCCGCAGCCTGTTCCTGTCGATGCAGGAGCTGAACAAGGGCGCACGGCGTCCGCAGAATGTGCCGGCGAGCAAGATCAAGAAGATCGCCGTGATCGGCGCCGGCTTCATGGGCGCCAGCGTCGGCTACGTCTCGGCCCGCGCCGGCCTCGACGTCGTCCTGATCGACCGCGACCAGGAAAGCGCCGACAAGGGCAAGGCGCATGCGCAAAAGGTGATCGACGAGCAGATCGCCAAGGGCCGCGCCAAGGCCACCGATCGCGACGCGCTGCTGGCGCGCATCACGCCAACCGCTGATTACGCCACGTTGAAGGACTGCGATCTCGTCATCGAGGCCGTGTTCGAGGACCGCAAGGTCAAGGCTGAGACCTTCGCCAAGGCGCAGCAATATCTCAAGGCGGATGCGATCTTCGCCTCCAACACCTCGACGCTGCCGATCACCTCGCTCGCCGAAAACTTCAAGGAGCAGGGCAAGTTCGTCGGCATCCATTTCTTCTCGCCGGTCGAGAAGATGATGCTGGTCGAGATCATCCTCGGCAAGAACACCGGCGACGTCGCTCTGGCCGCCGCGCTCGACTATGTGCGCATCATCGGCAAGACGCCGATCGTTGTGAATGATTCCCGCGGCTTCTACGCCAACCGCTGCGTCGGCCGTTACATCGCCGAAGGCAACGAGATGTTCCTCGAAGGCGTGCCGCCGGCGATGATCGAGAACTGCGCCAAGATGGCCGGCATGCCGGTCGGCCCGCTGTCGCTGTCGGATGAAGTCGCCCTCGACCTCGGGCTGAAGGTCATCAAGGCGACGGAAGCCGATCTCGGTCCCAACTCGATCAACCCGGATCAGAAGAAGCTGATGGTGGAGCTGGTCGAAAAGCAGGGCCGCCTCGGCCGCAAGAACAGCAAGGGCTTTTACGACTATCCCGAGAAGGGCAAGGGCCAGAAGAGCCTGTGGCCCGGTCTCTCCGCGTTGCAGCCGAAACAGCTCGACCCTGACACCATCGACATCGAGGAGCTGAAGCAACGCTTCCTGGTGGTGCAGGCGGTGGAAGCCGCGCGCACCGTGGAGGATCACGTGATCACCGATCCCCGCGAGGCCGATGTCGGCTCGATCCTTGGCTTCGGCTTTGCGCCGTTCACCGGCGGCACGCTGTCCTATATCGACTTCATGGGCACGCGGAAGTTCGTCGAGCTCTGCCACAAGCTCGAGGCCAAATACGGCTCGCGCTTCACCCCGCCGAAACTGCTGGAAGACATGGCGGCGAGCGGAGAGACCTTCTACGGCCGCTTCCCGCCGAAGAAGCAGGCAGCGTAA
- a CDS encoding acetyl-CoA C-acetyltransferase yields the protein MPEAYIYDHVRTPRGRGKADGALHEVTALALATVPLQALKERNNLGEDVVDDVVLGVVDPVGEAGSDMARFAALKAGLGEAVPGVQISRFCASGLDAVNFAAAQIMAGQHELVIGGGAESMSRVGIGASGGAWPMDPSMAVPAYFMPQGVSADLIATKYGFSRDDVDAYAVQSQQRAAKAWDEGRFNKSVVPVKDVNGLTILAKDEHMRPTTTMQSLAQLQPSFTVVGQMGGFDAVAIQSHPEVEKINYVHHAGNSSGIVDGAGAVLLGSKEAGAKHGLKPRAKIRAFANIGSEPAMMLTGPVDVTEKLFERSGMKKSDIDLFELNEAFASVVLRYIQAFDIDNAKINVNGGAIALGHPLGATGAMILGTVLDELERTNKATALVTLCIGGGMGTATIIERV from the coding sequence ATGCCTGAGGCATATATCTACGATCACGTTCGTACCCCGCGCGGCCGCGGCAAGGCCGATGGCGCGCTCCATGAAGTCACCGCGCTGGCGCTTGCCACCGTGCCGCTGCAGGCGCTGAAGGAGCGCAACAATCTCGGTGAGGACGTCGTCGACGACGTCGTGCTCGGCGTGGTCGATCCGGTCGGCGAAGCCGGATCCGACATGGCGCGCTTCGCCGCGCTCAAGGCGGGTCTCGGCGAGGCTGTTCCCGGCGTGCAGATCAGCCGATTCTGTGCCTCCGGCCTCGATGCCGTGAATTTTGCCGCCGCCCAGATCATGGCCGGCCAGCATGAACTCGTGATCGGCGGCGGCGCGGAATCGATGAGCCGCGTCGGCATCGGCGCCTCCGGTGGCGCCTGGCCGATGGACCCCTCGATGGCGGTGCCGGCCTATTTCATGCCGCAGGGCGTGTCGGCTGATCTGATCGCGACCAAGTATGGCTTCTCGCGCGATGACGTCGATGCCTATGCCGTGCAGAGCCAGCAGCGCGCGGCAAAGGCCTGGGACGAGGGCCGCTTCAACAAGTCGGTGGTGCCGGTCAAGGACGTCAACGGCCTCACCATCCTCGCCAAGGATGAGCACATGCGGCCCACAACGACGATGCAGTCGTTGGCGCAGCTGCAGCCGTCGTTCACCGTGGTCGGCCAGATGGGTGGTTTCGATGCGGTCGCGATCCAGTCGCACCCCGAAGTCGAGAAGATCAATTACGTGCACCATGCCGGCAATTCCTCCGGCATCGTCGATGGCGCCGGCGCGGTGCTGCTCGGCAGCAAGGAAGCGGGCGCCAAGCATGGCCTGAAGCCGCGCGCCAAAATCCGGGCCTTTGCCAATATCGGCTCGGAGCCCGCGATGATGCTGACCGGCCCGGTCGACGTCACCGAAAAGCTGTTCGAGCGTTCCGGCATGAAGAAATCGGACATCGACCTGTTCGAGCTCAACGAGGCCTTTGCTTCGGTCGTGCTGCGCTACATCCAGGCGTTCGACATCGACAATGCGAAGATCAACGTCAATGGCGGCGCGATCGCGCTCGGCCATCCGTTGGGGGCCACCGGCGCCATGATCCTCGGCACCGTGCTCGACGAGCTCGAGCGCACCAACAAGGCGACCGCGCTGGTGACGCTGTGCATCGGCGGCGGCATGGGCACCGCGACGATCATCGAACGGGTGTAA
- a CDS encoding acyl-CoA dehydrogenase C-terminal domain-containing protein, translated as MPSYKAPVEDVTFLLNDVFQIDRYDNLPGFTDASADVREAIIGEAAKLSEEVLQPLNRVGDLEGCKRHDDASVTTPKGFKEAFKQVAEGGWLGLSAPAEYGGQGLPVTLSQVVTEFQSAANMAFSMYGGLTMGATAALLVHGDAEQKKTYVPKMVAGQWTGTMNLTEPQCGTDLGLLRTRAVKQPDGSYKITGTKIFISAGEHDLAENIIHLVLARIEGAPAGIKGVSLFVVPKVLVNADGSLGARNGVSCGSIEHKMGIHGNSTCVMNYDNATGWLIGEENKGMQGMFVMMNEARLGVAVQGLAQSEVAYQNAVNYARERLQGRALTGAKEADKPADPIIVHPDVRRVLLTIRAFNEAARAMVVWTALKSDVAHRSSDPKDRDAADDHMGLMTPVMKGMMTDVGFANTVLAQQMYGGHGYIAEHGMEQFVRDARIAMLYEGANGIQALDLVGRKLPRNGGRAAMAFFAEVAGFAKEHGADEAMKPFVTPLSTALGHLQQATGWLMQNAMAKPDNAGAAATDYMQLFGLVAFGYMWARMAKVAQDKIAASGATPYLSTKLVTGRFFMERMLPETHVHLARIQTGCATTMELAAEAF; from the coding sequence ATGCCGAGCTACAAAGCCCCCGTGGAAGACGTCACCTTCCTGCTCAACGACGTGTTCCAGATCGATCGTTACGACAATCTGCCCGGATTCACCGACGCCTCCGCCGATGTGCGTGAGGCCATCATCGGCGAGGCCGCAAAACTTTCCGAAGAGGTGCTGCAGCCGCTCAACCGTGTCGGCGATCTCGAGGGCTGCAAGCGGCATGACGATGCCTCGGTGACGACGCCGAAGGGCTTCAAGGAAGCCTTCAAGCAGGTCGCCGAAGGCGGCTGGCTCGGCCTGTCGGCGCCGGCGGAATATGGCGGGCAGGGACTGCCGGTGACGCTGAGCCAGGTGGTCACCGAATTCCAGAGCGCCGCCAACATGGCGTTCTCGATGTATGGCGGTCTCACCATGGGCGCGACCGCGGCGCTCTTGGTGCACGGCGACGCCGAACAGAAGAAGACCTATGTGCCAAAGATGGTGGCGGGTCAGTGGACCGGCACCATGAACCTCACCGAGCCGCAATGCGGCACCGATCTCGGCCTGTTGCGCACCCGCGCGGTGAAGCAGCCCGACGGCAGCTACAAGATCACAGGTACCAAGATCTTCATCTCGGCCGGCGAGCACGACCTTGCCGAAAACATCATCCATCTGGTGCTGGCGCGTATCGAAGGCGCGCCCGCCGGCATCAAGGGCGTCTCGTTGTTCGTGGTGCCGAAGGTCCTCGTCAATGCCGACGGTTCGCTCGGCGCACGCAACGGCGTGTCCTGCGGCTCGATCGAGCACAAGATGGGCATTCACGGCAATTCCACCTGCGTGATGAACTACGACAATGCCACCGGCTGGCTGATCGGCGAAGAGAACAAGGGCATGCAGGGCATGTTCGTGATGATGAACGAGGCCCGCCTCGGCGTCGCCGTGCAGGGGCTGGCGCAGTCCGAAGTCGCCTATCAGAACGCCGTCAACTACGCCCGCGAGCGCCTGCAGGGCCGCGCGCTGACCGGCGCAAAGGAGGCGGACAAGCCGGCCGACCCGATCATCGTGCATCCGGACGTGCGCCGCGTGCTGCTCACCATCCGCGCCTTCAACGAGGCGGCGCGCGCCATGGTGGTGTGGACCGCGCTGAAGAGCGACGTTGCGCACCGCTCTTCCGATCCGAAGGACCGCGATGCCGCCGACGACCATATGGGCCTGATGACGCCGGTCATGAAGGGCATGATGACCGACGTCGGATTCGCCAACACCGTGCTGGCGCAGCAGATGTATGGCGGCCATGGCTATATCGCCGAGCACGGCATGGAGCAGTTCGTGCGCGATGCGCGCATCGCCATGCTCTATGAAGGCGCCAATGGCATCCAGGCGCTCGACCTCGTCGGTCGCAAATTGCCGCGCAATGGCGGTCGCGCCGCGATGGCGTTCTTTGCCGAAGTCGCAGGCTTCGCCAAGGAGCACGGCGCCGACGAGGCGATGAAGCCGTTCGTCACGCCGCTCTCGACCGCGCTCGGTCATTTGCAGCAGGCCACCGGCTGGCTGATGCAGAACGCGATGGCCAAGCCCGACAATGCGGGCGCCGCCGCCACCGACTACATGCAATTGTTCGGCCTCGTCGCCTTCGGCTACATGTGGGCACGGATGGCGAAGGTGGCGCAGGACAAGATTGCCGCCAGCGGCGCCACGCCCTATCTGAGCACCAAGCTGGTGACCGGCCGCTTCTTCATGGAGCGGATGTTGCCGGAAACCCATGTCCATCTCGCGCGCATCCAGACCGGCTGCGCCACCACCATGGAATTGGCGGCGGAAGCCTTCTGA
- a CDS encoding nuclear transport factor 2 family protein has protein sequence MTMSGLDKWYGYMKSHDTAALWDLLHPDAVFESPVVHTPQRGRDITFKYLASAEKVLGGPGFKYTGEWCSANGAVLEFENEIEGIKINGVDIITFSDDGKITHFKVMVRPLKGINLLHRLMGEQLARQ, from the coding sequence ATGACCATGAGCGGCCTCGACAAGTGGTACGGCTACATGAAGTCCCACGACACGGCGGCGTTGTGGGATCTCTTGCATCCGGATGCTGTCTTCGAAAGCCCCGTCGTCCACACGCCGCAGCGCGGGCGCGACATCACCTTCAAATATCTGGCGAGCGCCGAAAAGGTGCTGGGCGGCCCCGGCTTCAAATACACAGGCGAATGGTGCAGCGCGAACGGCGCGGTGCTCGAATTCGAAAACGAGATCGAGGGCATCAAGATCAACGGCGTCGACATCATCACCTTCAGCGATGACGGTAAGATCACGCACTTCAAGGTGATGGTACGTCCGCTGAAGGGAATCAATCTGCTGCACCGCTTGATGGGGGAGCAACTCGCCAGGCAGTGA
- a CDS encoding PadR family transcriptional regulator, translated as MALGDAILACLTERPMTGYELAKTFDNSIGFFWKADHQQIYRELTKLRDRGHIQGREVVQSGKPNKLVYTLTAEGRAALRHWAARPSVPASIKDDLLVRLYALDSVDVEPLRTDLMARLEHHRDRFARYERLLNKRFPDGTSPPADVGKLLGLRIGLAHERAVAEWCEEAIDALSALASGAERANVVPIEENQREKGG; from the coding sequence TTGGCGCTGGGTGACGCGATCCTTGCCTGCCTAACCGAACGTCCAATGACGGGCTATGAGCTCGCCAAGACATTCGACAACTCCATTGGATTCTTCTGGAAGGCCGATCACCAGCAAATTTATCGGGAGCTCACCAAGCTTCGCGACCGCGGCCATATCCAAGGCCGCGAGGTGGTGCAATCAGGCAAGCCCAACAAGCTGGTCTATACGCTGACGGCGGAGGGTCGGGCCGCACTGCGGCACTGGGCCGCGCGGCCAAGCGTTCCGGCCTCGATCAAGGACGACCTGCTGGTTCGGCTCTATGCGCTCGACAGCGTCGACGTCGAACCGTTGCGGACCGACCTGATGGCGCGGCTGGAGCATCACCGCGACCGGTTCGCCCGCTACGAACGCCTGCTCAACAAACGATTCCCTGATGGCACGTCGCCGCCGGCCGATGTGGGCAAATTGCTCGGCCTTCGCATCGGCCTCGCCCATGAGCGCGCCGTGGCGGAATGGTGCGAAGAGGCGATCGACGCGCTGTCGGCGCTCGCCTCCGGCGCGGAGCGGGCCAACGTCGTGCCCATCGAGGAAAACCAGCGCGAAAAAGGCGGCTAG
- a CDS encoding tetratricopeptide repeat protein produces the protein MNSRVSWSVDGIDPSVRERAEAAARRAGMTLNDWLNSTVGDLAPPSFGAASDQRQAMPGRPLPDVADIHQRLDSITKQIEQISRPAPRGEATRGEPTVARQLNDAISRLDARLSQISNPAPARQVQMQEKQRQTDLVERAAAQVYRPAPPLSPASMDFAIAEIAARQNELDGPPQRPAPPRNGPAASAQPHVAQPAMQAAPAGPDFSSLERHLLKITSQIEALQRPDHIEQSIAAFRSELAEIRQAITEAVPRREIESLENEIRSLSRRIDDNRQNGTDGQTLAGIERALGEIREVLRSLTPAEQLTGYDEAIHNLGAKLDLILRSNDDPSTVQQLESAIAALRGIVSNVASNDALARLADDVHTLSAKVDQLSRFDSNSDAWGALEQRLTALTSTLEGRQPPAASEHSEFLENAVRSLSERLDRIPVGNDNASAFAHLEQRVSYLLERLEASNDRSAAPAIDLGRVEEGLHDILRSLERQHASLVALADSNRNSGGASQPTDTGIVDLVKRELSDIRFSQSETDRRTQDSLETVHNTLGHVVDRLSMIEGDLRGARATPAASAPPPAAAEIREEALPRPTTPLMTYAQQTKPELPNPAALQAHPQEHFDAAPRDFHAAQPVAPAAPPVPPRAISEILEPHAAAPRTAIAPELPPDHPLEPGTRPPPRAASPSERIAASENAISEIQSGPKEPVSSSSFIAAARRAAQAAAAAPPPEKPGRAAAKAAAKDKTGEKAKADDKNASNISSRIRSLLVGASVVVIVLGTFKMAMTLLDTGSVLQLPMMEQSSEPAPPAQAPAPSETSVRPAPVMPAAPAPSMISPTPVEKQSNNSSAPNTLDAARISAPPQAITPPLASSDVTGAIQAMPATGGKLAMAVVPPTERLPEAIGGPALRAAALKGDPAAAYEIGVRFAEGKGVAPNLDEAAKWYDRAAQAGVVPALFRLGTFYEKGLSVKKDVDIARRYYLQAAERGSAKAMHNLAVLDADGGGKGANYKSASIWFRKAADRGVADSQFNLGILYARGIGVEQNLAESFKWFSLAAAQGDADAGRKRDDVAKRLDAQSLAAAKLAIQTFTVEPQPEDAVNVASPAGGWDSAPASTGKPAAKPAPAKRTAAVN, from the coding sequence ATGAATTCGCGCGTATCGTGGAGTGTTGACGGCATCGATCCTTCCGTCCGCGAAAGGGCCGAAGCGGCAGCGCGCCGCGCCGGCATGACACTGAACGACTGGCTTAATTCGACCGTCGGCGATCTGGCTCCGCCCAGTTTCGGCGCGGCTTCCGATCAGCGGCAGGCGATGCCCGGCCGGCCGCTCCCCGATGTTGCCGACATTCACCAGCGGCTGGATTCCATCACCAAGCAGATCGAGCAGATTTCGCGGCCCGCGCCACGCGGCGAAGCCACCCGTGGCGAGCCGACGGTTGCCCGCCAGCTCAACGACGCCATTTCGCGCCTCGACGCGCGGCTGTCGCAGATTTCGAATCCCGCACCCGCCCGCCAGGTCCAGATGCAGGAAAAGCAGCGCCAGACCGATCTGGTCGAGCGTGCGGCAGCCCAGGTCTATCGCCCTGCGCCGCCGCTCAGCCCGGCCTCGATGGATTTTGCGATCGCCGAAATCGCCGCGCGCCAGAACGAGCTCGACGGCCCGCCCCAGCGCCCGGCGCCGCCGCGTAACGGCCCAGCCGCTTCCGCGCAGCCCCATGTTGCGCAGCCGGCGATGCAGGCCGCGCCTGCGGGACCGGACTTTTCTTCGCTCGAACGGCACCTGCTGAAGATCACCAGCCAGATCGAGGCGCTGCAGCGTCCCGATCATATAGAACAGTCGATTGCGGCGTTCCGCAGCGAACTCGCCGAAATCCGCCAGGCCATCACCGAGGCGGTGCCGCGCCGGGAGATCGAATCGCTCGAGAACGAAATCCGCTCGCTGTCCCGCCGCATCGACGACAACCGGCAGAACGGCACCGACGGCCAAACGCTGGCCGGCATCGAGCGCGCGCTCGGCGAAATCCGCGAAGTGCTGCGCTCGCTGACGCCGGCCGAGCAGCTCACCGGCTACGACGAGGCGATCCATAATCTCGGCGCCAAGCTCGATCTGATCCTGCGCTCGAACGACGATCCGTCGACGGTGCAGCAGCTCGAAAGCGCCATCGCGGCCCTGCGCGGCATCGTCTCCAACGTCGCCTCCAACGACGCGCTGGCGCGCCTCGCGGACGACGTGCACACGCTGTCGGCCAAGGTCGATCAGCTCTCCCGCTTTGACAGCAACAGCGATGCGTGGGGTGCTCTCGAGCAGCGCCTGACTGCGCTGACCTCGACGCTGGAAGGCAGGCAGCCGCCGGCCGCGAGCGAGCATTCCGAATTTCTCGAAAACGCCGTGCGTTCGCTGTCCGAACGCCTCGACCGCATTCCCGTCGGCAACGACAATGCCTCGGCATTCGCCCATCTCGAACAGCGCGTCTCGTATCTCCTGGAGCGTCTGGAAGCCTCCAACGATCGTTCCGCCGCGCCCGCCATCGATCTCGGACGGGTCGAGGAAGGGCTGCACGACATTCTGCGCTCGCTCGAACGCCAGCACGCCAGCCTGGTCGCGCTTGCCGACTCCAACCGCAATTCCGGCGGTGCATCGCAGCCGACGGACACCGGCATCGTCGATCTGGTCAAGCGCGAACTGTCCGACATTCGTTTCAGCCAGTCCGAAACCGACCGCCGCACGCAGGACTCGCTGGAGACCGTTCACAACACGCTCGGCCATGTGGTCGACCGCCTGTCGATGATCGAAGGCGATCTTCGCGGGGCTCGCGCGACACCGGCTGCGTCCGCCCCTCCGCCCGCAGCGGCCGAAATCCGCGAGGAGGCGCTGCCTCGCCCGACCACGCCGCTGATGACCTATGCGCAGCAAACAAAGCCGGAATTGCCGAATCCGGCTGCGCTGCAAGCACATCCTCAAGAGCATTTTGACGCCGCGCCGCGGGACTTCCACGCCGCGCAGCCCGTCGCGCCGGCCGCTCCGCCGGTGCCGCCGCGCGCGATCAGCGAAATCCTCGAGCCGCACGCCGCCGCCCCGCGCACGGCGATCGCACCGGAATTGCCGCCGGATCATCCGCTCGAGCCCGGCACGCGGCCGCCGCCGCGCGCGGCTTCGCCGTCGGAACGGATCGCCGCGTCCGAAAATGCGATCAGCGAGATCCAATCCGGGCCGAAGGAGCCGGTCAGTTCGTCGAGCTTCATTGCCGCCGCGCGCCGCGCCGCGCAGGCCGCCGCCGCCGCGCCCCCGCCGGAGAAACCCGGACGCGCGGCTGCGAAGGCCGCAGCGAAGGACAAGACCGGCGAGAAGGCCAAGGCCGACGACAAGAACGCCTCGAACATTTCCTCCAGGATCCGCTCGCTGCTGGTCGGCGCGAGCGTGGTCGTGATCGTGCTCGGCACCTTCAAGATGGCGATGACGCTGCTCGATACCGGCAGTGTGCTGCAACTGCCGATGATGGAGCAGTCCAGCGAGCCGGCGCCGCCAGCCCAGGCCCCGGCACCTTCGGAAACCAGCGTCCGGCCCGCACCCGTCATGCCCGCGGCACCCGCGCCCTCAATGATTTCGCCGACGCCGGTCGAGAAGCAGTCGAACAATTCTTCCGCACCCAACACGCTGGATGCGGCACGGATCTCGGCCCCGCCTCAGGCGATCACGCCTCCGTTGGCATCCAGCGACGTTACCGGCGCGATCCAGGCGATGCCGGCAACCGGCGGCAAGCTTGCGATGGCCGTGGTGCCGCCGACCGAGCGGCTGCCCGAGGCGATCGGCGGCCCGGCGCTGCGCGCTGCCGCGCTGAAGGGCGACCCGGCCGCGGCCTACGAGATCGGCGTGCGCTTTGCCGAGGGCAAGGGCGTCGCTCCAAATCTCGACGAGGCCGCCAAATGGTACGACCGCGCGGCGCAGGCCGGCGTGGTACCCGCCCTCTTCCGGCTCGGCACCTTCTACGAGAAGGGCCTGAGCGTGAAAAAGGACGTCGATATCGCGCGGCGTTATTACCTGCAGGCGGCCGAACGCGGCAGCGCCAAGGCGATGCATAACCTGGCCGTGCTCGACGCCGACGGCGGCGGCAAGGGCGCCAATTACAAGAGCGCGTCGATCTGGTTCCGAAAGGCCGCCGATCGCGGCGTCGCCGACAGCCAGTTCAACCTCGGCATCCTCTATGCCCGCGGCATCGGCGTCGAACAGAACCTCGCCGAATCCTTCAAATGGTTCAGCCTCGCGGCCGCCCAGGGCGATGCGGATGCCGGCCGCAAGCGCGACGATGTCGCCAAGCGACTCGATGCCCAGTCGCTGGCAGCGGCCAAACTCGCGATCCAGACCTTCACTGTGGAGCCGCAGCCCGAAGACGCCGTCAACGTGGCCTCCCCCGCCGGCGGCTGGGATTCGGCACCGGCCAGCACGGGCAAGCCCGCCGCCAAGCCGGCGCCGGCCAAGCGCACCGCCGCCGTTAATTAA
- a CDS encoding sulfite exporter TauE/SafE family protein, translating to MQLYLPIADIPVNVFLILAMGAAVGFVSGMFGIGGGFLMTPLLIFVGIAPAVAVASVASHIAASSFSGALSYWRRRAIDPVLAAVLLTGGSIGTALGVGTFTLLRSLGQLDLMIAMSYVILLTTVGGLMFWEGLRALLRARRGGPVTTRRPGSHVWIHGLPLKMRFKRSKIYLSVIPVVVIGLLIGFIGAVMGIGGGFILVPLLIYVLRVPTSTVIGTSMVLTLVTMVFATMLHAVTNHLVDAVLALILMIGGVTGAQFGARAGQKIRGEHLRLLLGLLVLAVGVRFAVELVIRPEELFTIRETGVTG from the coding sequence GTGCAGCTCTACCTCCCGATCGCCGATATTCCCGTCAATGTCTTCCTTATCCTGGCGATGGGCGCCGCGGTCGGGTTCGTCTCCGGCATGTTCGGGATCGGCGGCGGTTTCCTGATGACGCCGCTTCTGATCTTCGTCGGCATCGCGCCCGCGGTCGCGGTCGCCTCCGTCGCCAGCCACATCGCGGCTTCCTCGTTCTCCGGCGCGCTCTCCTATTGGCGACGGCGCGCCATCGATCCAGTGCTGGCGGCGGTGCTATTGACCGGCGGCAGTATCGGCACGGCGCTCGGCGTCGGGACCTTCACGCTGCTGCGCTCGCTGGGTCAGCTCGATCTGATGATCGCGATGTCCTACGTGATCCTGCTGACCACCGTCGGCGGCCTGATGTTCTGGGAAGGCCTGCGGGCGCTCTTGCGTGCCCGCCGCGGCGGCCCGGTGACCACGCGCCGGCCGGGCAGCCATGTCTGGATCCATGGCCTGCCGCTGAAGATGCGCTTCAAGCGCTCGAAGATCTATCTGTCCGTCATTCCCGTCGTCGTGATCGGCCTGCTCATCGGCTTCATCGGCGCAGTGATGGGCATCGGCGGCGGCTTCATTCTGGTGCCGCTGTTGATCTACGTGCTGCGGGTGCCGACCTCGACCGTGATCGGCACCTCAATGGTGCTCACCCTCGTCACCATGGTGTTCGCCACCATGCTGCACGCGGTCACCAACCATCTGGTCGATGCGGTGCTGGCGCTGATCCTGATGATCGGCGGCGTCACCGGCGCGCAGTTCGGCGCCCGCGCGGGACAGAAGATCCGCGGCGAGCATTTGCGGCTCCTGCTCGGTCTGCTGGTGCTGGCCGTCGGCGTCCGTTTTGCCGTCGAACTGGTGATCCGGCCCGAGGAGCTCTTCACCATCCGCGAGACGGGGGTGACGGGATGA